A single genomic interval of Coccidioides posadasii str. Silveira chromosome 1, complete sequence harbors:
- a CDS encoding uncharacterized protein (EggNog:ENOG410PFGQ~COG:O~BUSCO:1433at33183): MMDVDRSRSRRERTFVGSECAVCEEPLEHTLRGERILQFSCAHVSHEACFYEYIKECDSQYCPTCSAPLGLDSSRGGNLLDLEKLSNLVRSVSVTDTPVHRNHQTLTPSWDVGSRPSQPSSNDFSARSLNRDSQHSRRRDSRDASSHRERIERLATPSRKQHQHVRNDSEVTGTATSGDYSDTHQSSIGRRHDYDVQAMESALSPRPGMMKNPIPAPIVTVRSEFPTLNRSRQQQSLTCLVTIEVPDGKWHPDLETLRHAPHIPALPREELQSPLKPMHPSNQGSSRGQYEAQEDFDEIAEDLRSRVDNWHGLEFDRFGKLRLHGRLKVGKDRRSWQELECYLFSEMLICIKEKKPPATSPFDDPSTKRKNSRCTLKGSILIKKHLKEVETVADETILTLNLSVNELPCFHLQFQCRTQLDVWKRALLDLHNVDAPIRNPDYDVENSGTEEEDYRTFKTKTRVSSTNSSYGAGKSAATALTDYTNSIRDGRLNSFHVPLDIVVVIPVSSSMQGLKITLLRDTLRFLVQSLGPRDRMGLVTFGSSGGGVPLVGMTTNAWGGWNGVLNSIRPVGQKSLRADLVEGANVAMDLLMQRKSSNPLSSILLISDSSTSDPESVDFVISRAEAAKVGIYTFGLGMTHKPDTMVELSSRTKASYMYVKDWMMLRECVAGCLGSLQTTSHQNVKLKLRLPEGSPARFVKISGALHTTKRATGRDAEAALGDLRFGDKRDILVQLAISPDNSSPEHVPQDPWESIVSGLEALGGPLDGEDQRVTSIEEVPLIQADVTYGDILRDGHLAHSPRPSLLAITMLPASHKPKSIGRPITPPIPPHPSIVQRRMELLTSDMLTRALTLVSRGQQDRAHHLLTETRSILKGLGKGSLPPLPTSATMKPTFDSNSERFSPVPSSPRSSEILDGRQSSHSSEAATITPVAAAVDSSTISALDADLEAALEWITHPAVFGRDSRKAVLQAIGVISSQRAYTFRTPSEAQWAERISGVNRLTERSREWREAGDDCLTEE, from the exons ATGATGGACGTGGACCGATCCAGATCTCGTCGGGAGCGCACGTTTGTAGGCAGCGAGTGCGCCGTCTGCGAAGAACCGTTAGAACACACCCTTCGAGGCGAACGCATCCTGCAGTTCTCCTGCGCGCACGTCTCTCACGAAGCATGTTTCTACGAATACATCAAGGAATGCGATAGTCAGTACTGCCCAACCTGCAGTGCGCCCCTGGGCCTCGATAGCAGCAGAGGAGGAAACCTCTTGGACCTTG AAAAATTAAGCAACCTCGTCCGATCCGTCTCTGTCACTGATACTCCTGTCCACCGCAACCATCAGACCCTTACCCCGTCCTGGGATGTTGGCTCCCGTCCAAGTCAGCCATCCTCAAACGATTTCTCGGCCAGATCGCTGAATCGCGACAGTCAACACTCGCGGCGTCGAGACAGCAGGGATGCAAGCAGCCATCGCGAGAGGATCGAGCGACTGGCTACTCCTTCGAGGAAACAACATCAACATGTGCGTAATGACAGCGAAGTGACAGGAACTGCCACCTCGGGCGATTATTCCGACACACACCAATCGAGCATCGGACGAAGGCACGATTACGATGTCCAGGCGATGGAATCGGCGCTCAGTCCGCGACCGGGGATGATGAAGAACCCTATCCCTGCGCCGATAGTCACGGTGCGAAGCGAGTTTCCCACCCTCAATCGCTCGCGACAACAGCAGTCCCTCACTTGTCTCGTCACAATTGAAGTTCCCGATGGAAAATGGCATCCGGATCTGGAAACTCTGCGCCACGCGCCTCATATCCCTGCCTTGCCTCGTGAGGAACTCCAGAGTCCCCTGAAGCCGATGCACCCCTCCAATCAAGGCTCTAGTCGAGGACAGTACGAAGCCCAGGAGGATTTCGATGAAATTGCGGAAGATCTGCGCTCGCGCGTCGACAATTGGCATGGCCTTGAATTCGACCG GTTTGGCAAGCTCAGGCTGCACGGCAGACTTAAAGTTGGAAAAGATAGAAGATCGTGGCAGGAGCTTGAATGCTATCTTTTCTCAGAGATGCTCATCTgtatcaaagaaaagaagcccCCTGCTACGAGTCCCTTTGATGATCCATCCACGAAGCGTAAAAACAGTCGGTGTACATTGAAAGGCTCAATCCTTATCAAGAAGCACCTTAAGGAGGTGGAGACTGTTGCAG ACGAAACAATCTTGACACTAAATCTGTCCGTCAACGAGCTACCTTGCTTCCATCTACAGTTCCAATGTCGCACCCAGCTCGACGTATGGAAACGCGCCTTGTTGGATCTGCACAACGTCGATGCCCCCATTCGAAATCCGGATTACGATGTGGAAAACTCGGGCACGGAGGAGGAAGACTACAGAACCTTCAAAACTAAAACAAGGGTCTCTTCCACCAACTCTTCCTACGGTGCCGGAAAATCGGCCGCCACCGCATTGACCGATTATACAAATTCTATCCGGGACGGACGCCTCAACAGCTTCCACGTCCCGCTAGAtatcgtcgtcgtcatccCTGTCTCCTCATCCATGCAGGGCCTGAAGATCACGCTTTTGCGTGACACCCTGCGTTTCCTGGTGCAGTCTCTCGGCCCGCGCGATCGCATGGGCCTGGTAACGTTCGGCTCGAGTGGAGGCGGAGTACCGCTCGTCGGCATGACGACGAATGCTTGGGGTGGATGGAATGGCGTTCTCAATTCAATCCGCCCCGTTGGCCAGAAGAGTCTCCGAGCGGACCTGGTCGAAGGTGCAAATGTGGCCATGGACCTGCTGATGCAGCGCAAGTCCAGTAACCCGCTTTCGTCAATTTTGCTGATCAGCGATTCGTCTACGTCGGATCCTGAAAGTGTAGATTTTGTTATTTCCCGCGCGGAGGCTGCGAA GGTTGGGATTTACACGTTTGGGCTGGGGATGACGCACAAGCCCGATACCATGGTCGAGTTATCCTCCCGTACAAAGGCGTCATATATGTATGTGAAAGATTGGATGATGCTGCGGGAATGCGTCGCAGGATGTTTGGGCTCCCTACAGACGACCTCCCACCAAAACGTCAAGTTAAAGTTACGTCTACCGGAGGGATCTCCGGCGAGGTTTGTCAAGATAAGCGGGGCCCTCCACACTACGAAACGTGCAACGGGCAGGGATGCTGAAGCTGCTCTGGGTGACTTGAGATTCGGAGACAAGAGAG ACATCCTGGTCCAGCTTGCAATTTCGCCTGACAATTCTTCTCCTGAACACGTTCCCCAGGATCCTTGGGAAAGCATTGTATCTGGCCTCGAAGCGCTTGGAGGTCCCTTGGATGGAGAGGATCAGCGTGTAACGAGTATCGAGGAGGTCCCGCTGATCCAGGCTGATGTCACATACGGCGATATCCTGCGCGATGGGCACCTCGCGCATTCTCCTCGACCATCCTTGCTCGCCATAACTATGCTACCTGCTTCTCATAAACCGAAAAGTATTGGGAGGCCTATTACACCCCCTATTCCCCCTCATCCGTCCATCGTGCAGCGGCGTATGGAGCTGCTTACGTCTGATATGTTGACACGGGCCTTGACGCTGGTTTCACGCGGACAGCAAGATCGCGCGCATCACCTCCTCACTGAAACGAGGAGCATCCTCAAGGGACTTGGCAAGGGCAGCCTCCCGCCCCTGCCTACAAGTGCTACGATGAAGCCCACCTTTGATTCAAACAGTGAGCGGTTCTCTCCCGTTCCATCGTCGCCACGCTCTTCGGAGATCCTCGACGGCCGCCAGTCCTCGCATAGCTCGGAAGCAGCCACGATAACGCCTGTCGCCGCCGCCGTTGATTCCAGCACCATCTCCGCCCTGGATGCGGATCTGGAAGCGGCCCTGGAGTGGATCACGCATCCGGCCGTGTTTGGACGGGATTCGAGAAAGGCGGTGTTGCAGGCTATTGGGGTTATCTCGTCGCAGAGGGCGTATACTTTCCGAACGCCGTCCGAGGCCCAGTGGGCTGAGAGGATATCCGGTGTCAATCGGCTGACGGAGCGATCGCGGGAGTGGCGCGAGGCGGGAGATGATTGTCTAACTGAGGAGTGA